The following proteins are encoded in a genomic region of uncultured Methanobrevibacter sp.:
- a CDS encoding 30S ribosomal protein S9, whose protein sequence is MVKVIHTSGKRKTAIARGTVREGTGKVRINRVPLELYSPELANLKLQEPLTLAGDLANEVDINIHVVGGGVMGQAEAARMVIAKGLVQWSQDMDLKEKFTQYDRTMLVGDPRRSEPKKYGGPGARARKQKSYR, encoded by the coding sequence ATGGTTAAAGTTATTCATACAAGTGGAAAACGTAAAACAGCTATCGCAAGGGGTACTGTTAGAGAAGGAACCGGTAAAGTAAGAATCAACAGAGTTCCTTTAGAACTTTATTCCCCAGAGCTTGCTAACTTAAAATTACAAGAACCATTAACTTTAGCTGGAGATTTAGCTAATGAAGTGGATATTAATATCCATGTTGTTGGTGGTGGAGTAATGGGTCAAGCTGAAGCTGCACGTATGGTTATTGCAAAAGGACTCGTACAATGGTCTCAAGATATGGATTTAAAAGAAAAATTCACTCAATATGACAGAACCATGTTAGTAGGTGACCCAAGACGTTCTGAACCTAAAAAATACGGTGGTCCTGGAGCAAGAGCACGTAAACAAAAAAGTTACAGATAA
- a CDS encoding DNA-directed RNA polymerase subunit K, producing the protein MEVIFMNVEKKLTRFERARLLGARAIQISMGARPLVEITDSLDPIDIAYEELKAGVLPLDVIRDE; encoded by the coding sequence ATGGAAGTAATATTCATGAATGTTGAAAAAAAATTAACAAGGTTTGAAAGGGCTAGACTTCTTGGAGCTAGAGCAATTCAAATATCCATGGGTGCCAGACCTTTAGTTGAAATAACTGACTCTCTTGACCCAATTGATATAGCTTATGAGGAGTTAAAAGCTGGAGTTTTACCATTAGATGTTATTAGAGATGAATAA
- the eno gene encoding phosphopyruvate hydratase yields MDSIIEDVQVRKILDSRGNPTIEVDVVTWNGFGRAAAPSGASTCSREVVSFPDGGVDVVVREMEDFIASELIGMDANDINTIDEVLKEIDGTDNLAAIGGNTTVAISMAVAKAAAQSYNMPLYKYIGGHLVNELPFPLGNMMNGGAHAGVNAPDIQEFLVVPTGANSVVEAVFANASVHKRLKELIQTKDSNFTGGKGDEGGWVPNITNDAALEIQAKACEEIGDELGIEIRPSLDMAASELWNADEQKYVYAQDGVKRDTGDQIDFVKDIIDTYNMFYVEDPFDESDFNGFSELTSKVGEKCLICGDDLFVTNKELLAKGIETKAANAIIIKPNQIGSLSETYATVKLAKENDIIPVVSHRSGETTDETIAHLAVGLSCPMIKTGAIGGERIAKLNELIRIEEELLNPQMGKF; encoded by the coding sequence TTGGATAGTATAATAGAAGATGTCCAAGTTCGTAAGATTTTGGATAGCAGAGGAAACCCAACTATTGAAGTAGATGTAGTTACTTGGAATGGTTTTGGTAGAGCTGCTGCACCAAGCGGGGCAAGTACCTGTTCTCGTGAAGTTGTATCTTTTCCAGATGGCGGAGTGGATGTAGTAGTCCGTGAAATGGAAGATTTTATAGCTTCAGAATTAATTGGTATGGATGCTAATGATATTAACACCATCGATGAAGTCTTAAAAGAGATTGATGGTACTGATAACTTAGCGGCTATTGGGGGAAATACTACTGTAGCTATTTCTATGGCCGTAGCTAAAGCCGCTGCACAATCTTATAACATGCCACTATACAAATACATTGGTGGTCACTTAGTTAATGAATTACCATTCCCTTTAGGAAATATGATGAATGGTGGTGCACATGCGGGCGTAAATGCACCTGATATCCAGGAATTTCTGGTAGTGCCTACTGGAGCTAATAGCGTTGTCGAAGCTGTTTTCGCAAATGCTAGTGTTCATAAAAGACTAAAAGAATTAATTCAGACTAAAGACTCTAACTTTACTGGTGGTAAAGGTGACGAAGGAGGATGGGTGCCTAACATAACCAATGATGCTGCTTTGGAAATTCAGGCTAAAGCATGTGAAGAGATTGGCGATGAATTAGGTATTGAGATTAGACCTTCTTTGGACATGGCAGCTTCTGAACTATGGAATGCAGATGAGCAGAAATACGTTTATGCTCAAGATGGTGTTAAAAGAGACACCGGCGATCAAATTGATTTCGTAAAAGATATTATCGATACTTATAATATGTTTTATGTAGAAGACCCATTTGATGAATCCGATTTCAATGGATTTTCTGAGTTAACCTCAAAAGTGGGTGAAAAATGTTTAATTTGTGGCGATGATTTATTTGTAACTAATAAGGAATTATTAGCTAAAGGAATCGAAACTAAAGCTGCAAATGCTATTATCATCAAGCCTAATCAGATTGGTTCATTATCTGAAACTTATGCTACTGTAAAACTGGCAAAAGAAAATGATATTATTCCTGTTGTATCACACAGGTCTGGTGAAACCACTGATGAGACTATTGCACATTTGGCTGTTGGTTTATCATGTCCAATGATTAAAACAGGAGCCATCGGCGGTGAAAGAATAGCAAAATTAAATGAACTTATTCGCATCGAAGAAGAACTTTTAAATCCACAGATGGGTAAATTTTAA
- a CDS encoding 4Fe-4S dicluster domain-containing protein: MSKVILDYDKCDGADCAECADVCPMEVLVLEGDKIEIHNPEDCSYCEVCMDVCPNECIQIEDED, translated from the coding sequence ATGTCAAAAGTAATACTTGATTACGATAAATGTGATGGTGCTGACTGTGCAGAATGTGCTGATGTTTGCCCAATGGAAGTTTTAGTACTCGAAGGAGATAAAATAGAAATTCACAATCCTGAAGACTGCAGTTATTGTGAAGTATGTATGGATGTATGTCCAAACGAATGTATTCAAATTGAAGATGAAGATTAA
- the rpsB gene encoding 30S ribosomal protein S2, with protein sequence MANELLIDLDNYLAAGLHIGTQQKTSDMEKYIFRVRSDGLYVLDIQKTDERIRQIAKLLAKYDPEDILVVATRQYGQAPVKKFGEITGAKTIPGRFIPGTLTNPNYAKFIEPKIIVVTDPRSDAQAILESKQNGIPVVALCDTENLLSFVDIAVPVNNKGRKAIALVYWLLARQILRERGDIPEDGDLDIEPTDFELKF encoded by the coding sequence ATGGCTAACGAACTTTTAATTGACTTAGATAATTATTTAGCAGCAGGTTTACATATCGGAACCCAACAAAAAACAAGTGATATGGAAAAATACATATTCAGAGTAAGATCTGATGGTTTATACGTTTTAGATATTCAAAAAACTGATGAAAGAATCAGACAAATTGCAAAACTTTTAGCAAAATACGACCCGGAAGATATTTTAGTAGTAGCTACCCGTCAATATGGTCAAGCTCCTGTTAAAAAATTCGGTGAAATTACCGGAGCAAAAACCATTCCTGGCAGATTCATCCCTGGTACTTTAACCAACCCAAATTATGCTAAATTTATCGAACCAAAAATTATTGTTGTAACTGACCCAAGATCAGACGCACAAGCAATTTTAGAATCCAAACAAAACGGTATTCCTGTTGTCGCATTATGTGATACTGAAAACTTACTCAGTTTTGTTGACATTGCTGTACCTGTAAACAACAAAGGTAGAAAAGCTATTGCATTAGTTTACTGGTTACTCGCTAGACAAATTTTAAGAGAAAGAGGAGATATTCCTGAAGACGGTGACTTAGATATAGAACCAACCGACTTTGAACTTAAATTCTAA
- the amrB gene encoding AmmeMemoRadiSam system protein B, producing MIRKPAVAGAFYPDNPDILKKTIEDCFLDKRGVGEIPTLNSFDGLDYPLNIMVPHAGYQYSGAIASHGYCKLVQNGFPEVFIILSPNHTGLGSEVSVFNEGEWITPLGNIEVDGEFADSIISHSDIASADFMAHIREHSIEVQLPFLQYFSNDFKIVPITMGSQSFSASSDLAKAIFDAANELNKSYAVIASTDLSHFNNQEKANKVDNFVLEDIGEMNEFKLFEEVVQYNITMCGYGPVITTIYLSKMSDKNSCDILSYGTSGDVTGDFTSVVGYASGIFK from the coding sequence ATGATTAGAAAACCTGCTGTTGCTGGAGCGTTTTATCCGGATAATCCTGATATTCTTAAAAAAACTATTGAGGATTGTTTTTTAGACAAAAGAGGTGTTGGTGAAATACCAACGCTTAATTCTTTTGATGGTCTAGATTATCCTTTAAACATTATGGTTCCGCATGCAGGTTATCAATATTCTGGTGCAATAGCCAGTCACGGCTATTGCAAATTAGTTCAAAATGGTTTTCCGGAAGTATTTATTATTCTAAGTCCTAATCACACTGGTTTGGGCAGTGAAGTTTCTGTTTTTAATGAAGGCGAATGGATTACTCCGTTAGGTAATATTGAAGTTGACGGGGAATTTGCAGATTCAATTATTTCACATTCAGATATTGCATCTGCAGATTTCATGGCTCACATTCGTGAACACAGCATTGAAGTTCAGCTGCCTTTCCTACAGTATTTTTCAAATGATTTTAAAATAGTTCCAATTACTATGGGATCCCAGTCATTTTCCGCTTCAAGCGATTTGGCAAAGGCAATTTTTGATGCTGCAAATGAATTGAACAAGTCTTATGCAGTTATTGCAAGCACTGATTTATCCCATTTTAACAATCAGGAAAAAGCTAATAAAGTGGATAACTTTGTTCTGGAAGATATTGGAGAGATGAATGAATTCAAACTCTTTGAAGAAGTTGTTCAGTATAACATTACCATGTGTGGTTACGGTCCGGTAATTACAACCATTTATCTTTCAAAAATGTCAGATAAAAACAGTTGTGATATATTGTCCTATGGGACAAGTGGAGATGTTACCGGAGACTTTACTTCTGTTGTCGGGTATGCTTCAGGTATTTTTAAATAA
- the mvk gene encoding mevalonate kinase translates to MIAKASAPAKAILFGEHSVVYDEPAIAGAVNKRAYITVKESQCDKSIFRAPNINFEAELLTREKKYILRKGKPGIIRYILESLYRVHDHTPIDITLNSNVPIGSGLGSSAAVTVATLAALYRYHNIRFNKKSLAHDAHMVEQAVQGVASPLDTLVSTYGGLVYLSRNKQVEHFNVNFNVPFVVGFTTKHGNTGKMVKDVRSLKNRNPKIINPVISSMGNLTNYAKQAILKRDFNKVGELMNINHGFLDVLGVNTLELSRMVYNAREAGAIGSKTTGAGGGGSIIALCPGKVEQVAEAINRDDNVLKIRFTRKGVSSRVYK, encoded by the coding sequence ATGATAGCAAAGGCCTCAGCTCCTGCAAAAGCAATATTATTTGGTGAACATTCAGTTGTTTATGATGAACCTGCTATTGCCGGTGCTGTTAATAAAAGAGCTTACATTACAGTTAAGGAATCTCAATGCGATAAATCTATTTTTAGAGCACCTAATATTAATTTTGAAGCGGAATTACTTACCCGAGAAAAGAAATATATTTTAAGAAAAGGAAAACCAGGTATTATTCGATATATTTTGGAATCTCTTTATAGAGTTCACGACCACACTCCAATAGACATTACCCTAAATTCCAACGTACCTATCGGCTCAGGATTAGGGTCATCTGCTGCAGTTACAGTAGCTACTCTGGCAGCATTATACCGATATCACAATATTCGTTTTAACAAAAAATCTTTAGCTCATGATGCTCACATGGTTGAACAGGCAGTTCAGGGAGTTGCAAGTCCTTTGGATACTTTAGTATCTACCTATGGTGGCCTTGTATATTTATCCAGAAATAAGCAGGTTGAGCATTTCAATGTTAATTTTAATGTTCCGTTTGTTGTTGGTTTTACCACAAAACACGGAAACACAGGAAAAATGGTTAAAGATGTAAGATCTCTTAAAAATAGAAATCCTAAAATCATTAATCCAGTAATATCCTCAATGGGTAATTTGACCAATTATGCAAAGCAGGCTATTTTAAAAAGAGACTTTAATAAAGTTGGGGAATTGATGAATATTAATCATGGATTTTTAGATGTTTTAGGAGTTAATACTTTAGAATTATCTAGAATGGTTTATAATGCAAGGGAAGCTGGAGCTATAGGTTCAAAAACTACTGGTGCCGGTGGAGGAGGCAGTATTATTGCTCTTTGCCCTGGAAAAGTGGAACAAGTGGCAGAAGCTATTAATCGTGATGATAATGTTTTAAAAATCCGTTTCACACGTAAAGGAGTTTCTTCAAGGGTGTACAAGTGA
- a CDS encoding isopentenyl phosphate kinase produces MIILKIGGSILTNKDSSKSEVDEESLKRIASEIKSSLDNENKELIIVHGAGSFGHPPAKQYRIGEKFAEDEYPEKRIGFSKTQNAVKKLNMLICEAFIDEGLPVVAIPASSFMSAANKRITEGNLDYFSKYLSKGFIPVIYGDVVLDSELEICVISGDQLIQYLARNLNPTQVILGTDVDGVYNKNPKTHDDAIFFEKFSSLEDLDTLEGTTNVDVTGGMVGKIKELLYLADLGIESKIINAEVKDNIFKVLENEDVKGTVISRGN; encoded by the coding sequence ATGATTATTTTAAAAATTGGTGGCAGTATTTTAACAAATAAAGACTCATCAAAAAGTGAAGTTGATGAGGAATCTTTGAAAAGAATTGCATCCGAAATCAAATCTTCTCTTGATAATGAAAATAAAGAATTGATTATTGTACACGGTGCAGGTTCTTTTGGACATCCTCCTGCCAAACAATACAGAATCGGTGAAAAGTTTGCAGAAGATGAATATCCTGAAAAAAGAATTGGTTTCAGTAAAACTCAAAATGCCGTTAAAAAATTAAACATGCTAATTTGTGAAGCTTTCATTGATGAAGGTTTGCCTGTTGTTGCAATTCCAGCATCAAGTTTTATGAGCGCTGCAAATAAGAGGATTACTGAAGGAAATCTGGATTATTTCAGTAAATATTTAAGTAAAGGATTTATTCCTGTCATTTATGGTGATGTTGTTTTAGATTCTGAGCTGGAAATATGTGTAATTTCCGGAGACCAGTTAATACAATATCTTGCAAGGAATCTCAATCCGACTCAGGTGATTCTTGGGACTGATGTCGATGGAGTTTACAATAAAAATCCTAAAACTCATGATGATGCAATATTTTTTGAGAAATTCTCCTCACTTGAAGATCTGGATACATTAGAAGGAACAACCAATGTGGATGTTACTGGTGGAATGGTTGGTAAAATTAAAGAACTTTTATATTTAGCTGATTTAGGAATTGAATCTAAAATAATAAATGCTGAAGTTAAAGATAATATTTTCAAAGTATTGGAAAATGAAGACGTTAAAGGAACTGTAATTTCAAGGGGAAATTAA
- the fni gene encoding type 2 isopentenyl-diphosphate Delta-isomerase — protein MISDRKLEHLLICENYDVEFKNKTTGFEDIELIHNVLPEIDKNEIDLSTSVFGKKLNSPLFITAITGGHPAAKPINKELAIAAESNNIALGVGSQRAACEHPELEDTYTVVRENAPDCLLVGNIGAPQLNLAEKAVEILDADILAIHLNPLQESIQPEGDLDARGYTNLINQITESVDIPVLAKETGCGISGESAKTLVDAGVDFIDIEGAGGTSWAAVETYRAEDKHFGEIFWDWGIPTAISTVEVTNAVDVPVISSGGIRNGLEAAKAIALGADAVGMALPFLKNCTSQDQLNEFIHRFNDSLRIAMFLVGAKNIEELKQSNLVIHGKTREWLNERGINTKNYSRR, from the coding sequence ATGATTTCAGATAGAAAATTAGAGCATTTATTAATTTGTGAAAATTATGATGTGGAGTTTAAGAATAAGACTACAGGTTTTGAAGACATTGAACTGATTCATAATGTCCTGCCTGAAATTGATAAAAATGAAATAGATTTATCAACTTCTGTTTTTGGTAAAAAATTAAACTCCCCTTTATTTATTACTGCAATTACTGGAGGACACCCTGCAGCAAAACCTATCAATAAGGAATTGGCAATTGCAGCTGAAAGCAATAATATTGCTTTGGGAGTTGGTTCCCAAAGGGCTGCATGTGAACATCCTGAACTTGAAGATACTTATACTGTTGTTCGTGAAAATGCACCTGACTGTTTACTGGTTGGTAATATTGGTGCTCCTCAACTTAATTTGGCTGAAAAAGCTGTTGAAATATTGGATGCAGATATTTTAGCAATTCATTTAAACCCTCTTCAGGAATCAATTCAACCTGAAGGTGACTTGGATGCTAGAGGTTATACTAATTTAATTAATCAGATTACAGAATCTGTAGATATTCCTGTTCTGGCAAAGGAAACCGGCTGTGGAATTTCTGGAGAATCTGCAAAAACTTTAGTTGATGCAGGTGTTGATTTTATTGACATTGAAGGTGCCGGCGGAACAAGCTGGGCGGCTGTTGAAACATACCGTGCTGAAGACAAACATTTCGGAGAAATATTCTGGGATTGGGGAATTCCTACTGCTATCAGTACTGTTGAAGTAACCAATGCAGTTGATGTTCCTGTCATATCCTCCGGTGGTATAAGGAATGGTCTTGAAGCAGCTAAAGCTATTGCTCTTGGAGCAGATGCTGTTGGAATGGCTTTACCTTTCCTTAAAAATTGTACATCACAGGATCAACTTAACGAATTTATTCACAGATTTAATGATTCTTTAAGGATTGCAATGTTCTTAGTGGGGGCTAAAAATATAGAAGAATTAAAACAAAGCAATCTTGTTATACATGGAAAAACAAGGGAGTGGCTCAATGAAAGAGGAATTAACACTAAAAATTATTCAAGGAGATAA
- a CDS encoding RNase J family beta-CASP ribonuclease, whose amino-acid sequence MSVEVIAIGGYQEVGKNMTAIRIGEDVVIFDMGIHLDRISMHEDTDIDRMHSLDLIERGVIPDDTLMKDVDGKVKGIVFSHGHLDHIGAVAKLAHRYDAPLIGTPYTAALIEKQIKGERKFKVTNPIRPLNPGSKLKLSKDITLEFVQSTHSIPQAVFPVLHTPEGVIVYALDFKFDNHQKVSPPPDYKRLRELGRKGVLALIVETTNAKNYNEVKTHSERIARNILEDVMKGPLQEKTGMIVTTFSSHVERVQAIADIAKKSHREIFFLGRSMERFCGIAQKLGILKLPKNASIYGSPKAVNKALMKADEDRANYLLVTTGHQGEPDALLPRIANGRTPFNIKKGDNVIISAPIIPNPTNAANRHIMERRLKLKGARIYPNAHVSGHAGREDHREFLRMLKPQHIIPAHGDLSMLAAYAELAEEEGYRIGYDIHILRNAQAQVFKG is encoded by the coding sequence ATGAGCGTAGAAGTAATCGCTATAGGCGGATATCAAGAAGTCGGGAAGAACATGACTGCGATTCGCATTGGTGAAGATGTTGTAATCTTCGATATGGGAATCCATCTTGATAGGATTAGTATGCATGAAGATACTGATATTGATAGGATGCATAGCCTAGATTTAATTGAAAGAGGAGTTATTCCGGACGATACATTAATGAAAGATGTTGACGGTAAAGTTAAAGGAATAGTTTTCTCTCACGGTCACTTAGACCATATTGGTGCAGTTGCTAAATTGGCACACAGGTATGACGCACCGTTAATTGGAACACCATATACCGCAGCTTTAATTGAAAAACAAATTAAAGGCGAACGTAAATTCAAAGTAACAAATCCAATCAGACCTTTGAATCCTGGAAGCAAACTAAAATTATCTAAAGACATTACTTTGGAATTTGTTCAATCAACACACAGTATTCCTCAAGCGGTATTTCCAGTATTGCATACTCCGGAAGGAGTTATCGTTTATGCATTGGATTTTAAATTTGATAACCATCAGAAAGTTTCTCCACCGCCGGATTATAAAAGATTAAGGGAACTTGGAAGGAAAGGAGTTCTTGCTTTAATTGTGGAGACAACTAACGCTAAAAATTATAATGAAGTTAAAACTCATTCAGAAAGAATTGCAAGAAATATTTTAGAAGATGTAATGAAAGGACCTCTTCAAGAAAAGACCGGTATGATTGTTACCACATTTTCATCTCATGTTGAAAGGGTTCAGGCTATCGCAGACATTGCTAAAAAAAGCCATAGGGAAATATTTTTCCTTGGAAGGTCTATGGAACGTTTCTGCGGAATCGCACAAAAATTAGGAATTTTAAAGTTACCTAAGAATGCCAGCATCTATGGCTCTCCTAAAGCTGTAAATAAAGCTTTAATGAAAGCTGATGAAGATAGGGCAAACTATTTGCTTGTTACTACAGGTCACCAGGGTGAACCTGATGCACTGCTTCCAAGAATAGCAAACGGCAGAACTCCATTCAACATTAAAAAAGGAGATAACGTAATCATATCTGCACCTATTATTCCGAATCCAACCAATGCTGCAAACAGGCACATTATGGAAAGGAGATTGAAATTAAAAGGTGCAAGAATTTATCCGAATGCTCATGTTTCCGGTCACGCTGGAAGAGAAGACCACAGGGAATTCTTACGTATGTTAAAACCACAACATATTATTCCAGCTCACGGAGATTTATCAATGCTTGCAGCTTATGCTGAACTTGCTGAAGAAGAAGGATACAGAATAGGATATGATATTCATATTTTAAGAAATGCTCAGGCACAAGTTTTCAAAGGTTAA